The following nucleotide sequence is from Bacillus alveayuensis.
TTGGATTGTCCGGTATCGCTGTCGGGAATGCTTGAAAACGGTGAGTGTGCTGCCTTCCTTTCTCCTCCCGTATTTTCAGTATACGTTGTCTGCCATATGGCAAGTCGTGAAAGAGCAGTTGGGATTGACCGAAAGGACGAACCAGGCTCCGTTCCTCCTGACAAAGGACGGTATCATCTTTTATGTCCGACGGTTCTGCCGAAACCTATCAAACCTTCACAGCTTTTTTGCGAGGCGGTGGAGGATCATAGGCCCTATCGTGAAAAAAGAAAAGGAACGGGCTTCTTGGTGGATCCGGACGTTAGAGGAACACGGTCTCTATTCGGCCATCAGAGAGATGTGGGAGGGCGGATTCCGACACCCTTTTGCGAATTAAATGGGATCCTGATTTTACATACATACCCTAAATTGGAAATAGTTGCGGTTCCCACAAACCTTTCCTATCGACGGAGAAAAAGCAATTCGGTACGATAAGGGCAGGAGGACCGGAACGGTCCTGATTCCAAGTGAGACAAGGAGGAGATTCGAATGGATGAGTCGATGAGACACGACATTGCCCTGTTTCGGTACGGACTAATCGCTCCGTTGGTGAATGGGCAGGTGGAACCGAAGACGTATCTGGAAGAGGTGAGCAAGCGAGTGCACCATGTTCCCCACCAGGGAGACAAGCGAATCGCAGCCAAGACGATCCTCGATTGGTGCACCCGATACAAAAAAGGGGGCTTTGACGCCTTAAAGCCGAAGCGCCGTTCGGACCGCGGCCACTCAAGGCGTCTGTCGCCCGATGATGAAGATCATATTTTAGCCCTAAGAAAAGAACATCCCACCATGCCCGTGACGGTGTTCTACGAACACCTAATCGAGCAGGGGGAAATCCCAGAAAACCATACCTCTTACTTTACTATATACCGATTATTGAAAAAACACAACCTTGTCGGGAAAGAAATTTTGCCCATGCCGGAGCGAAAACGCTTTGCGTATGACCAGATCAATGAGCTTTGGCAAGGGGACTTATCCCATGGACCAACGATTCGAGTCAATGGGAAAGCCCAGAAAACGTTTTTGATCGCCTATATCGATGACTGCTCGCGGTTGGTGCCGTACGCGCAGTTTTTCCCTTCGGAGAAGTTTGACGGGCTGCGGATCGTCACGAAGGAAGCAGTGCTTCGTTGCGGGAAGCCGAAGCGCATTTACTCGGACAACGGGAAAATTTATCGATCCGAGGTGCTGCAGTATGCGTGCGCCGAGATGGGGATTACGCTCATCCACACCCAGCCGTATGATCCGCAAAGCAAAGGGAAAATCGAACGGTTCTTCCGCACCGTACAGACGCGGTTTTATCCGCTGCTGGAGTTGGATCCCCCGAAGTCGCTCGAAGAGCTGAACGAGCGCTTTTGGAGGTGGCTTGAAGAGGAGTATCATCGAAAACCGCACGCCTCACTGGACGGAAAAACGCCGCATGAGGTGTTTCAATCGCAAGTGCATCTCGTGTCGTTCATCGAAGATGGCGATTGGCTGGATGCGATTTTTCTGAAACGGGAGCACCGCAAGGTCAAAGACGATGGAACGATCACCTTGAACAAGCAGCTGTATGAAGTGCCGCCCCAGTTCATTGGGCAATCGATTGAACTCCGCTATGATGAACGGGGCGTCTATGTGTACGAAGATGGAAGGAAGGTGGCGGAGGCCGTTCGAGTTCGTTTGGAGGACAACGCCTATGTAAAACGCCATCGGTCCCCGTTTGCGGCGATTCCGGCGAAGGAGGGAGAACACGGTGTATAAATCGTTTTACTCCCTTTCGCGGGAGCCGTTTGCGAAAGAAACAGACCCGTCCGAGGCGTATCAAGGGGCGCCATTTCAGGAAGCGTTGCGGGCGCTGGAGTACGTGAAACGAACCCGGGGGATCGGGCTGTTGATCGGAGAGCCGGGGGCGGGCAAGACGTTCGCCCTTCGGGCGCTGAAAGAGTCATTGAATCCATCATTGTATCATGTCGTCTACTTTCCGTTATCCACCGGAGGAGTGATGGATTTTTACCGTGGACTGGCCTTGGGATTAGGAGAAGAACCGAAGTACCGCAAGGTAGATCTCTTCCGCCAAATCCAGCAGGCGATCGAGCGATTGTATCATGAACGGCGGATCACGCCGGTGTTCATTTTGGACG
It contains:
- a CDS encoding hypothetical protein (product_source=Hypo-rule applied; smart=SM00834; superfamily=57783) — translated: ENDFPLLKQCPHCRAKRPLHRHGYYERNALTPHGDYRIWIVRYRCRECLKTVSVLPSFLLPYFQYTLSAIWQVVKEQLGLTERTNQAPFLLTKDGIIFYVRRFCRNLSNLHSFFARRWRIIGPIVKKEKERASWWIRTLEEHGLYSAIREMWEGGFRHPFAN
- a CDS encoding transposase InsO family protein (product_source=COG2801; cath_funfam=3.30.420.10; cog=COG2801; pfam=PF00665,PF09299,PF13565; superfamily=46689,50610,53098), producing the protein MDESMRHDIALFRYGLIAPLVNGQVEPKTYLEEVSKRVHHVPHQGDKRIAAKTILDWCTRYKKGGFDALKPKRRSDRGHSRRLSPDDEDHILALRKEHPTMPVTVFYEHLIEQGEIPENHTSYFTIYRLLKKHNLVGKEILPMPERKRFAYDQINELWQGDLSHGPTIRVNGKAQKTFLIAYIDDCSRLVPYAQFFPSEKFDGLRIVTKEAVLRCGKPKRIYSDNGKIYRSEVLQYACAEMGITLIHTQPYDPQSKGKIERFFRTVQTRFYPLLELDPPKSLEELNERFWRWLEEEYHRKPHASLDGKTPHEVFQSQVHLVSFIEDGDWLDAIFLKREHRKVKDDGTITLNKQLYEVPPQFIGQSIELRYDERGVYVYEDGRKVAEAVRVRLEDNAYVKRHRSPFAAIPAKEGEHGV